One Ignavibacterium sp. DNA segment encodes these proteins:
- a CDS encoding alpha-2-macroglobulin family protein, with translation MKVKLIKEIFLLIIIFITTLFFGGSTRLQLLEENNNFYISNNSSYAPGDIVKLNLYTYAEISEKFQLKLLKINDPVTFFSLLDQNYSHYSFDIWGKDNVLLLKYTSLIKQWEIKPDKKAQYGYNEINVGKIEKPGIYIVQAIREDKVGYCAIVVTNLSMVYKNNQKEILAYIADAKTGQFNKSAKFDFLQNGKLIGSRRADKDGVMYVKLTDFESADNSIIQLFGYADDEILLSDPYFYFNQGQNEYLTAYIYTQQPVYRPAQEINFKAIFRNKAGNEYQNIPEQKFSITVKSSKDKEVYSGEATTNEFGTLSGSFFLDEDADLGYYSIILKKDEQAYYGSFSVEEYKKPEFKVNVVTDRKQYSRGDKLTATVTADYYFGSPVKNADVQVSIYKQYFWRPWWYWSEWSWFYGGFKSDRYISSQKELIFQESGTLNEDGKYELSYKIGSDNSDNSGDYQYSIVAQVTDASRRAINGFTEAFVTRGSFTISTSPEKWFFKQGSEVKLKVNTSDFSDKPVQTDFRVIVYYPGDSRYVNKTSYTDTIWAKTNVAGSAVVKFFPKRDVTGYFSYTIIAFDEKEREIETSSSFYVGDVDNYYYQRTNAGLEIITDKEAYEKGDSLIAYVFIPDPDQELLLSYETDKILSYKKLKPVKNSFEIREELTEKFSPSFNISISFIKDRMLYQTTKLIGVLAKDKFLNIALTPSKDIYKPGEQADYEISVKDYLGNPVNNTEISFGIIDESIYAIKEDDTQPIETFFYSPQRYFISTNNSLQYGYFSTYSRTATYIDKNYFSYKKDDKTYKGRLYGKIIIPGQEKIPDGLFVMLTGEKYYYSAKVDSLGYYEIKNIAKGNYQLFVSAGYGGMLLIDDVKIDVEKKYDITFTEEQDQQIERMRSQGITSGQSRNETADELSIESSKDEKMPSSLILKQKETNDKSSYLQADIRTNFVDALIWKAHVVTDNNGKAKVQFKIPDNLTTWRTTVRGITKQTDVGQSTNKFISRKDLLIRMETPRFFRQGDEVVISTIVHNYLTSKKKTKIEFNSDKLKLLGSRINESGREAEKFSVKKVYEVEIAANSELRIDWKVKVDFPTGEATLKASALTNEESDAMEVKVPVLPNGVKVIEPIVKNYTNDNVNETFDFDLPNNFDLRSATLSFSVAPSIAGTILKSLDDLAGYPYGCVEQTMSRFLPTIIVSNTFNEIKVPLKSKTIEELPKFVEAGLKRLYEHQHSDGGWGWWKNDNSNPYMTAYVIYGMGLAKEAGYNINENVYQSGLNNLKNQIINAKADIDETTLSYMIYALSTALKNQQYDKGNYLEIINILLRKDLQSYPLSLLAISLKNMNETSKAKELAAEILKQVNEEKSFAFWSGKGWHYNWQNDNVQGTAFAVKAILNIEGNSELIEKAVKWLIQKKQGYSWRSTQETAVVLFALTDYLKITKELDPDYTAKVFVNDKEVYSAKFDKDDVFNEGKTIKISDDKEKILRKGRNRIRIEKSGKGALYFSGFNEYFTTELASVKNDNGFKIRREYYILETGSKDGHIIYYKKDFDGIVKSGQDIFVKTFVESKSDNLDYFILEDMIPSGFEVVKEMDRYFIDGENNYNTYSDYLYDYMPWRWHFAEREYRDEKVAFFVTKSQKGMEFSYIIKAQIPGEYKIMPAQGYLMYYPELNGFSDVVDIVVEDI, from the coding sequence GATTGCAGCTCCTGGAGGAAAACAATAATTTCTATATTTCAAATAATTCTTCTTATGCCCCTGGCGACATAGTAAAATTAAATCTTTATACCTATGCCGAAATAAGCGAGAAATTTCAACTTAAACTACTCAAGATCAACGATCCGGTTACTTTTTTCTCCCTTCTTGATCAAAACTACAGTCATTATTCGTTTGATATATGGGGAAAGGATAATGTTCTTTTATTAAAATATACATCACTTATTAAACAATGGGAGATTAAGCCAGATAAAAAAGCTCAGTATGGCTATAACGAGATCAATGTTGGGAAGATTGAAAAACCCGGAATTTATATTGTTCAGGCAATCCGAGAAGATAAGGTTGGTTATTGTGCAATAGTGGTAACTAATCTTAGTATGGTATACAAGAATAACCAGAAGGAAATCCTGGCATATATTGCTGATGCAAAAACAGGGCAATTCAATAAATCTGCAAAGTTTGATTTTTTGCAGAATGGGAAGTTAATCGGTTCAAGACGAGCTGACAAAGATGGAGTTATGTATGTAAAGTTGACAGATTTTGAAAGTGCTGATAATTCGATTATTCAACTTTTCGGGTATGCAGATGATGAAATATTATTATCCGACCCATACTTTTATTTTAATCAGGGACAAAATGAATATCTGACTGCCTATATTTACACTCAACAGCCAGTTTACAGACCTGCACAAGAGATAAACTTCAAAGCTATTTTCAGGAACAAAGCAGGAAATGAATACCAAAATATTCCTGAACAAAAATTCTCTATAACAGTAAAGTCATCAAAAGATAAAGAAGTTTACTCAGGTGAAGCCACAACAAATGAATTTGGCACCTTGTCAGGCAGCTTTTTTCTGGACGAAGATGCAGACCTTGGCTACTATTCGATAATATTAAAAAAAGATGAACAAGCATATTATGGTTCCTTTTCAGTTGAGGAATATAAAAAGCCGGAGTTCAAAGTAAATGTTGTTACAGATCGAAAGCAGTATTCGAGGGGGGATAAATTAACTGCTACAGTAACAGCAGATTATTATTTTGGTTCCCCTGTAAAGAATGCTGATGTTCAAGTTAGTATTTACAAACAATACTTTTGGAGACCCTGGTGGTATTGGAGTGAATGGTCATGGTTTTATGGAGGTTTTAAATCAGACAGATATATCAGCAGTCAGAAGGAATTAATCTTTCAGGAGTCGGGAACTTTAAATGAAGATGGGAAATATGAATTATCGTATAAGATTGGTTCAGATAATTCGGATAATTCAGGTGATTATCAATATTCTATTGTTGCACAGGTTACAGATGCTTCACGCAGGGCAATAAATGGTTTTACCGAAGCGTTTGTTACCAGAGGGTCTTTTACAATCTCAACTTCACCTGAGAAATGGTTCTTTAAGCAAGGTTCAGAAGTAAAACTAAAAGTAAATACCTCTGACTTTTCAGATAAACCTGTTCAAACCGACTTTAGAGTAATCGTTTATTATCCGGGTGATTCCAGATATGTAAATAAAACGTCTTATACAGATACTATATGGGCAAAAACAAATGTAGCCGGTTCAGCAGTTGTAAAGTTTTTTCCAAAGAGGGATGTAACCGGTTACTTTAGTTATACGATTATTGCCTTTGACGAGAAGGAAAGAGAGATTGAAACTTCAAGTTCTTTTTATGTCGGAGATGTTGATAATTATTATTATCAAAGAACTAATGCAGGCTTAGAGATTATAACGGATAAAGAAGCTTATGAAAAGGGAGACTCTTTAATAGCCTATGTATTTATTCCAGATCCGGATCAGGAGCTTTTACTTTCTTATGAAACTGACAAGATTCTCTCTTATAAAAAACTTAAACCAGTAAAAAATAGTTTTGAGATAAGAGAAGAACTGACAGAAAAATTTTCCCCGAGTTTTAATATTTCGATAAGTTTTATAAAGGACAGAATGCTGTATCAAACAACCAAACTGATAGGTGTTCTTGCGAAAGATAAGTTTTTAAATATTGCTCTAACTCCATCTAAAGATATTTATAAGCCCGGTGAGCAAGCTGATTACGAAATCTCTGTAAAGGATTATCTGGGCAATCCTGTTAACAATACTGAAATAAGTTTCGGAATTATTGATGAAAGCATTTATGCAATTAAAGAAGATGACACTCAACCCATAGAAACTTTTTTCTATTCTCCGCAACGTTATTTTATCTCGACTAATAATTCATTGCAATATGGTTACTTTAGTACTTACAGCAGAACAGCTACCTATATTGATAAAAATTATTTTTCTTATAAGAAGGATGATAAAACTTACAAAGGCAGGTTATATGGAAAAATTATTATCCCGGGACAGGAAAAAATTCCTGATGGATTATTTGTAATGCTTACCGGTGAGAAATATTACTACTCTGCCAAAGTCGATTCACTCGGTTATTATGAGATAAAAAATATTGCAAAAGGTAATTATCAGCTTTTTGTTTCTGCAGGATATGGCGGAATGCTTTTAATTGATGATGTTAAAATAGATGTTGAAAAAAAGTATGATATTACTTTTACTGAAGAACAGGATCAGCAAATTGAAAGGATGCGTAGCCAAGGTATTACCAGCGGACAATCCAGAAATGAAACTGCAGATGAGCTGAGCATTGAATCATCAAAAGATGAAAAAATGCCTTCATCGCTTATACTTAAGCAAAAAGAAACTAATGATAAATCCTCTTACTTGCAGGCAGATATCCGAACAAACTTTGTTGATGCATTAATATGGAAAGCACATGTTGTAACTGATAATAATGGAAAAGCAAAAGTACAGTTCAAAATTCCTGATAATTTAACAACATGGCGAACAACTGTTCGTGGTATTACAAAACAGACCGATGTTGGACAAAGCACAAATAAATTTATAAGCAGAAAAGATCTTCTTATTAGGATGGAAACTCCGCGTTTTTTCAGGCAGGGCGATGAAGTTGTGATCTCAACTATTGTACATAACTACCTTACGTCTAAGAAAAAAACTAAAATTGAGTTTAACTCCGACAAACTGAAACTGTTAGGTTCAAGGATTAATGAGAGCGGTAGAGAAGCGGAAAAGTTTTCGGTTAAAAAGGTTTATGAAGTTGAGATTGCTGCTAATTCAGAGTTAAGAATTGATTGGAAAGTTAAAGTTGATTTTCCAACCGGGGAAGCAACATTAAAAGCTTCGGCGCTTACAAATGAAGAATCAGATGCAATGGAAGTTAAAGTTCCAGTTTTACCGAATGGTGTTAAGGTGATTGAGCCAATTGTAAAAAATTATACCAATGACAATGTTAATGAAACATTCGATTTTGATTTACCGAATAATTTTGATCTTAGATCAGCTACGCTTTCTTTTAGTGTAGCTCCATCAATTGCCGGAACTATTTTAAAATCTCTTGATGACCTTGCCGGCTATCCTTATGGCTGTGTTGAACAGACTATGAGCAGATTTCTGCCAACAATTATTGTTTCAAATACATTTAATGAAATTAAAGTCCCGTTAAAATCAAAAACGATAGAAGAGCTGCCTAAATTTGTCGAAGCAGGTCTAAAGCGTCTTTACGAACATCAACATTCCGATGGTGGATGGGGATGGTGGAAGAATGATAATTCTAACCCATATATGACTGCTTATGTTATCTATGGAATGGGTCTTGCAAAAGAAGCCGGATATAATATCAATGAAAATGTTTATCAGAGTGGATTGAACAACCTTAAGAATCAAATTATTAATGCTAAAGCAGATATTGACGAAACAACTCTATCATATATGATTTATGCTTTAAGTACTGCTTTAAAAAACCAACAATATGATAAAGGAAATTATCTTGAGATAATTAATATTCTTTTAAGAAAAGACCTTCAGTCCTATCCGCTTTCTTTGCTTGCAATTTCATTAAAGAATATGAATGAAACTTCAAAGGCAAAGGAACTTGCTGCTGAAATTCTAAAACAAGTTAATGAAGAAAAATCATTTGCCTTTTGGAGCGGCAAAGGATGGCATTACAACTGGCAGAATGATAATGTACAGGGAACTGCATTTGCAGTTAAGGCTATTCTTAATATTGAAGGAAATTCTGAATTGATAGAAAAAGCAGTTAAATGGCTGATACAAAAAAAACAAGGATACTCCTGGCGCTCTACACAGGAAACCGCTGTTGTGTTGTTTGCGTTAACTGATTATTTGAAAATTACAAAGGAACTTGATCCTGATTATACTGCAAAGGTTTTCGTAAATGATAAAGAAGTTTATTCAGCAAAGTTTGATAAAGATGATGTATTTAATGAAGGGAAGACAATCAAAATATCTGATGATAAAGAAAAGATTTTAAGAAAGGGCAGGAACAGGATTAGAATAGAAAAATCAGGTAAGGGTGCTTTGTATTTTTCCGGATTCAACGAATACTTTACAACTGAGCTTGCATCTGTTAAGAATGACAATGGTTTTAAGATAAGAAGAGAGTATTACATACTGGAAACAGGCAGCAAAGATGGACACATAATTTATTATAAGAAAGACTTTGATGGAATAGTTAAAAGCGGACAGGATATTTTCGTAAAGACTTTTGTTGAATCGAAATCTGATAATCTTGATTATTTTATTTTAGAAGATATGATTCCTTCGGGCTTTGAGGTTGTAAAGGAAATGGACAGATATTTTATTGATGGTGAAAACAACTACAATACATACAGTGATTATTTATATGATTATATGCCTTGGCGCTGGCACTTTGCCGAAAGAGAATACCGTGATGAAAAGGTTGCATTCTTTGTAACTAAGAGTCAGAAAGGGATGGAATTCTCTTATATTATTAAAGCTCAGATTCCCGGTGAGTATAAAATTATGCCCGCACAGGGTTACTTAATGTACTATCCGGAGTTAAATGGTTTCAGCGATGTTGTAGATATTGTAGTTGAAGATATTTAA